From Qingrenia yutianensis, the proteins below share one genomic window:
- the uvrA gene encoding excinuclease ABC subunit UvrA has product MAKNSIIIKGARQHNLKNIDITIPRDKFVVFTGLSGSGKSSLAFDTIYAEGQRRYIESLSSYARQFLGQMDKPDVDYIEGLSPAISIDQKTTSKNPRSTVGTVTEVYDYLRLIYSRIGVPHCPKCKKVIKQQTVDEIIDKILSFENGTKLQILAPVVRAKKGEHQKVFESAKKSGYVRVRADGVTYDLYEEIKLEKTKRHSIEIVVDRIALKDGISARLADSLETALKLGNGLVIVEIIGGEEMLFSQNYACPDCGISIEEMSPRMFSFNSPFGACPTCSGLGNLTEFDEDLIIPDKSLSLREGAIKAMGWNVKDPGTIAHAQLSGLAKKYGFSLDTPINELSDEHYNILMYGTNGEPISYFYKYNIEQPFEGVMKCIERRYKESFSSYMRAEYENYMSSITCPDCHGERLKKEVLAVTINGKSISDVTKMSVRDAKKFFEEIELTDTEKLIANQVLKEINARLGFLVNVGLGYLTLARSAGTLSGGEAQRIRLATQIGSGLTGVLYILDEPSIGLHQRDNDKLLATLKNLRDLGNTLIVVEHDEDTMFAADYIVDIGPGAGVHGGEVVAQGTVDEIMKSKRSETGLYLSGAKKIEVPSKRRDGNGKFLTVYGASQNNLKNIDVTFPLGKFVAVTGVSGSGKSSLVNEILYKKLSAVLNGSKKKATNFKKIEGIENLDKVINIDQSPIGRTPRSNPATYTGVFTDIRDLFASTNEAKIRGYKSGRFSFNISGGRCEACSGDGILKIEMNFLPDVYVPCEVCKGKRYNRETLEVKYKDKNIYEVLEMTVEEGLEFFKNLPKIKRKLQTLYDVGLGYIKIGQPSTTLSGGEAQRVKLATELSRRSTGKTIYILDEPTTGLHTADVHRLIDVLNTLVDTGNTVVVIEHNLDIIKTADHIIDLGPEGGDMGGTIVCTGTPEEVAKCEKSFTGKYLKKYLKK; this is encoded by the coding sequence ATGGCAAAAAATTCAATAATCATAAAGGGTGCGCGTCAGCACAACCTCAAAAATATAGACATAACCATTCCGCGCGACAAGTTTGTGGTGTTCACGGGACTTTCGGGAAGCGGAAAATCGTCGCTCGCGTTTGACACAATTTACGCCGAGGGACAAAGACGTTATATAGAGTCGCTGTCATCATATGCGCGCCAGTTTTTGGGTCAGATGGACAAGCCCGACGTTGACTATATTGAGGGTCTGTCGCCGGCGATTTCAATCGACCAGAAAACAACAAGCAAAAATCCGCGTTCGACTGTCGGCACGGTTACCGAAGTTTACGATTATCTCCGTCTTATTTACTCACGAATAGGAGTTCCGCACTGCCCGAAGTGCAAAAAAGTTATAAAACAGCAGACGGTTGACGAAATAATCGACAAAATTTTAAGCTTTGAAAACGGCACAAAACTGCAAATTCTTGCCCCTGTTGTAAGGGCTAAAAAAGGCGAACATCAGAAAGTTTTTGAAAGCGCAAAAAAGAGCGGATACGTCCGCGTCCGCGCAGACGGTGTGACGTACGATTTATACGAGGAAATCAAACTTGAAAAAACAAAGCGCCATTCCATTGAAATTGTCGTTGACAGAATTGCATTAAAAGACGGTATCAGCGCACGTCTTGCCGACTCGCTCGAAACTGCATTAAAGCTTGGAAACGGACTTGTTATCGTTGAGATAATCGGCGGTGAGGAAATGCTTTTCAGCCAAAACTACGCCTGCCCCGACTGCGGTATCAGCATTGAGGAAATGTCACCGCGTATGTTTTCGTTCAACTCCCCGTTCGGTGCGTGTCCGACTTGTTCGGGACTTGGAAATTTAACTGAATTTGACGAGGATTTGATTATTCCCGACAAATCGCTGTCGCTCCGCGAGGGTGCAATAAAGGCTATGGGCTGGAATGTCAAAGACCCCGGCACCATTGCACACGCACAGCTTTCGGGACTTGCAAAAAAATACGGTTTTTCGCTCGATACTCCGATAAACGAGCTTTCGGACGAGCATTATAACATTCTTATGTACGGCACAAACGGCGAGCCTATTTCATATTTTTACAAATACAACATTGAACAGCCGTTTGAGGGCGTTATGAAGTGCATTGAGCGCAGATATAAAGAAAGTTTTTCGTCGTATATGCGCGCGGAATACGAAAATTATATGAGCAGTATCACCTGCCCCGACTGTCACGGCGAAAGACTGAAAAAAGAGGTTTTGGCGGTTACGATAAACGGCAAAAGCATATCAGACGTCACAAAAATGTCAGTGCGCGACGCTAAAAAGTTTTTTGAAGAAATCGAACTTACCGACACCGAAAAACTCATTGCAAATCAGGTGTTGAAAGAAATAAACGCGCGTCTCGGATTTTTGGTAAATGTCGGACTCGGCTACCTCACGCTTGCGCGCTCGGCAGGCACTCTCTCGGGCGGTGAGGCGCAGAGAATACGCCTTGCAACACAGATAGGCTCGGGGCTTACGGGCGTTTTATATATACTCGACGAGCCGAGCATTGGACTTCATCAGCGCGACAACGACAAGCTTCTGGCAACGCTTAAAAATCTGCGCGACCTCGGCAACACGCTTATTGTTGTCGAACACGACGAGGACACAATGTTTGCCGCGGATTATATCGTAGACATCGGCCCCGGCGCAGGCGTTCACGGCGGTGAGGTTGTGGCACAGGGCACTGTTGATGAAATTATGAAATCAAAGCGCAGTGAAACGGGACTTTATCTTTCAGGCGCGAAAAAAATCGAAGTACCGAGCAAAAGGCGCGATGGAAACGGAAAATTTTTAACCGTTTACGGCGCGTCGCAAAACAATCTTAAAAATATCGACGTGACGTTTCCGCTCGGCAAATTTGTTGCTGTAACGGGTGTTTCGGGAAGCGGTAAATCGTCGCTTGTAAACGAAATTTTATACAAAAAACTTTCCGCCGTTTTGAACGGCTCAAAGAAAAAAGCGACGAATTTCAAAAAAATTGAGGGAATTGAAAATCTTGACAAGGTTATAAATATCGACCAGTCGCCAATCGGCAGGACACCGCGTTCAAACCCTGCTACCTACACGGGCGTTTTTACTGATATTCGTGACCTTTTCGCAAGCACAAACGAGGCGAAAATCCGCGGTTACAAGTCGGGACGCTTCAGCTTTAACATAAGCGGAGGACGCTGTGAGGCTTGCTCGGGCGACGGCATACTTAAAATTGAAATGAACTTTCTGCCAGACGTTTACGTTCCGTGCGAGGTGTGCAAGGGCAAACGCTACAACCGTGAAACGCTTGAAGTTAAATACAAAGACAAAAACATCTACGAGGTTTTGGAAATGACGGTTGAGGAGGGGTTGGAATTTTTCAAAAATCTCCCAAAAATCAAGCGAAAACTGCAAACGCTCTATGACGTAGGCTTGGGATATATCAAAATCGGTCAGCCGTCCACCACCCTTTCGGGCGGTGAGGCGCAGAGGGTTAAGCTTGCAACCGAATTAAGCAGACGAAGCACCGGTAAAACTATTTATATACTCGACGAACCGACAACAGGACTTCACACTGCGGACGTTCACAGGCTTATAGACGTTTTGAACACGCTCGTTGACACGGGCAACACGGTTGTTGTCATTGAGCATAATCTTGACATCATCAAAACCGCCGACCATATTATCGACCTCGGACCCGAGGGCGGAGATATGGGCGGAACAATCGTTTGCACGGGAACTCCCGAAGAAGTTGCAAAATGCGAAAAATCGTTTACGGGAAAATATTTGAAGAAATATCTTAAAAAATAA